Proteins encoded within one genomic window of Strix uralensis isolate ZFMK-TIS-50842 chromosome 32, bStrUra1, whole genome shotgun sequence:
- the LOC141936312 gene encoding LOW QUALITY PROTEIN: lysosomal acid glucosylceramidase-like (The sequence of the model RefSeq protein was modified relative to this genomic sequence to represent the inferred CDS: deleted 5 bases in 4 codons) — MEALGGAGASCSLPAFLWPLGQVSGELCKCCGSVESSGWSEVAKSSPGSSSNAESHELTSPRLTFPAPPDASPPTTHSQSRSYRPAAPARQRRGERLFWQQVALVLHQCLSEPRCSRGAMGPGCAGVLGWLLLVQAALQAAGGRPCDARDFGHGSLVCACSATYCDTLDPVVLPAPGTYIKYESSKAGKRLEHSQGSFQRNAKTPDFHLTLDTAQRYQKVKGFGGSVTDSAAINIQSLSKDAQNHLLRSYFSEEGIEYNLVRVPMASTDFSIRLYTYADAEGDFELKHFNLTEEDTRMKIPILQAAQEVAKRPLSLYASPWTSPVWMKTNGAMTGRGTLKGSPGDKYHQTWAKYFIRFLDEYAKYNLTFWAVTAGNEPTAGEIVFYPFQCLGFSPEHQRDFIARDLGPALANSSHRDVQLIILDDQRVMLPYWAQVVLKDPVAASYISGIGIHWYLDFLAPIDLTLSITHHLFPDYFLLSTEASTGSYFWEPRVVLGGWDRGSKYSHSILTNLNNYVTGWTDWNLALDLEGGPNWSKNYVDSPIIVDSSKDIFYKQPMFYHLGHFSKFIPEGSQRVGLAVSKKCRRCDLEHSAFLRPDGAVVLVVLNRSPVDVSFGISDPQLGFIEATAPSDSIQTFLWKQPA, encoded by the exons ATGGAGGCACTTGGGGGGGCTGGT GCATCCTGCTCCCTGCCCGCTTTCCTCTGGCCACTGGGACAGGTTTCAGGAGAACTTTGCAAATGCTGCGGC AGTGTTGAAAGCTCTGGTTGGAGCGAGGTTGCAAAATCATCCCCGGGCTCCTCTTCAAACGCAGAGTCCCATGAGCTGACCTCTCCCCGG CTCACCTTTCCTGCTCCGCCAGACGCT TCACCTCCTACCACGCACAGCCAGAGCAGGTCCTAccgccccgctgccccggcccggcagAGACGCGGCGAGAGGCTTTTCTGGCAGCAGGTGG ccctggtgcTTCATCAGTGTCTGTCTGAGCCGCGCTGCAGCAGAGGTGCCATGGGGCCTGGGTGCGCCGGCGTCCTGGGCTGGCTCCTGCTGGTGCAGGCAGCGTTGCaggcagcag GCGGCCGGCCCTGCGATGCCAGGGACTTCGGTCACGGCTCGCTGGTGTGCGCCTGCAGCGCCACGTACTGTGACACACTGGACCCCGTGGTCCTGCCGGCGCCGGGCACCTACATCAAGTACGAGAGCAGCAAGGCCGGCAAGCGGCTGGAGCACAGCCAGGGGAGCTTCCAGCGCAACGCCAAGACCCCAG ATTTCCACCTCACCCTGGACACGGCGCAGCGGTACCAGAAGGTGAAGGGCTTTGGTGGTTCCGTCACAGACTCAGCTGCCATCAACATCCAGTCCCTGTCCAAGGATGCCCAGAATCACCTTCTCCGCTCCTATTTCTCCGAGGAAG gcaTCGAATACAACTTGGTGCGCGTCCCCATGGCCAGCACCGACTTCTCCATCCGCCTGTACACCTATGCTGACGCCGAGGGTGACTTCGAGCTGAAGCACTTCAACCTGACGGAGGAGGACACGCGGATGAAG ATCCCCATCCTCCAGGCAGCCCAGGAAGTGGCCAAGCGTCCGCTGTCGCTATACGCTAGCCCCTGGACCTCCCCGGTCTGGATGAAGACGAACGGCGCGATGACAGGGAGGGGGACGCTgaagggcagccctggggacaagTACCACCAGACCTGGGCCAAGTACTTCATCCG GTTCCTGGATGAATACGCCAAGTACAACCTGACCTTCTGGGCAGTGACGGCGGGGAACGAGCCCACGGCCGGCGAGATCGTCTTCTACCCCTTCCAGTGCCTGGGCTTCTCCCCCGAGCACCAGCGGGACTTCATCGCGCGGGACCTGGGCCCTGCGCTGGCCAACAGCTCCCACCGCGACGTCCAGCTCATCATCCTGGATGACCAGAGGGTGATGCTGCCCTACTGGGCCCAGGTG GTTCTCAAAGACCCTGTGGCCGCCAGCTACATCAGCGGCATCGGCATCCACTGGTACCTGGATTTCCTGGCGCCCATCGATCTCACGCTCTCCATCACCCATCACCTCTTCCCAGACTATTTCCTCCTCTCCACAGAGGCCTCCACCGGCTCCTACTTCTGGGAGCCCAGGGTGGTGCTGGGCGGCTGGGACCGTGGGAGCAAGTACAGCCACAGCATCCTGACG AACCTCAACAACTACGTGACGGGCTGGACCGACTGGAACCTGGCCCTGGACCTGGAGGGGGGTCCCAACTGGAGCAAGAACTACGTGGACAGCCCCATCATCGTGGACAGCAGCAAGGACATCTTCTACAAGCAGCCCATGTTCTACCACCTGGGGCACTTCAG CAAGTTCATCCCCGAGGGCTCGCAGCGGGTGGGGCTGGCTGTCTCCAAGAAGTGCCGCCGGTGTGACCTAGAGCACTCCGCTTTCCTGCGCCCCGACGGCGCCGTCGTCCTGGTGGTCCTGAACCG CTCCCCCGTGGATGTGTCCTTCGGGATCTCCGACCCGCAGCTTGGCTTCATCGAGGCCACGGCTCCCAGTGACTCCATCCAGACTTTCCTGTGGAAGCAGCCAGCCTAG
- the MTX1 gene encoding LOW QUALITY PROTEIN: metaxin-1 (The sequence of the model RefSeq protein was modified relative to this genomic sequence to represent the inferred CDS: inserted 1 base in 1 codon; deleted 2 bases in 1 codon), producing MSSSRELLPPAPGCGQRERGHRGSPPSPSRAFGRRQRRAPRAAAGPGRRSPPRSRGCSARPGRSPLSAGQGGRAARGAPAVFTPVSSGSITTGRXPAPLPRPQRLGAGQRPRVTAGTGGSRAAHGEFSLPPLPAGSRPVFYFIFLFFFPWKRAGQRDAGRDPASAASAETSSPGPVLREPPVAEPPRGGGGRSRPCGSGSGGKMAAPMELFCWAGGWGLPSVDPDCLAVLTYARFTGAPLKVHRVTSPWRSPSGRLPALKTRDEGTISKTQQIITHLRKQKYNADYDLSATQGADTLAFVSLLEEKLLPVLIHTFWVDAKNYVEHTRKWYAETVPFPLNFFLPNCMHKRHLERLQLMWGDGYMEDEEKLEKELYRDARECLTLLSQRLGSQKFFFGDSPASLDAFVFSRLAPLLKAKLPNGKLQQHLKSLQNLCNYCTSILSLYFPWDGGEPPASAPRAAGADGGEAEEDPHKRRNQVLSVLVGLVAMLGYAFLSGIVSIQRGGAGPAARQPIALEEEEEEEEE from the exons ATGAGCTCATCCCGGGAgctccttccccccgccccgggctgcggGCAGAGGGAGCGGGGGCACCGGGGGAGCCCCCCCTCG CCTTCCCGTGCCttcgggcggcggcagcgccgtgccccgcgggcagcggccgggccgggccgtcgGAGCCCACCGCGCTCCCGGGGatgctcggcccggcccggccgctccccgctgAGCGCCGGCcaaggcgggcgggcggcccgcGGCGCCCCGGCCGTGTTTACTCCTGTTTCCTCGGGCTCCATAACAACGGGcc gcccagccccgctcccccggccccagcGGCTCGGCGCGGGCCAGCGGCCCCGGGTAACGGCGGGGACGGGCGGCTCCCGAGCCGCCCACGGGGAGTTTTCCCTCCCTCCGCTGCCAGCGGGCTCCCGccctgttttttattttatttttttatttttttttccatggaaacgTGCGGGGCAGAGGGATGCGGGGCGGGACCCGGCAAGCGCAGCCAGCGCGGAGACGAGCAGCCCCGGGCCGGTGCTGCGGGAGCCGCCGGTGGCGGAGCCGCCCCGCGGTGGGGGCGGGCGGAGCCGCCCGTGTGGTTCCGGGTCGGGCGGGAAGATGGCGGCGCCCATGGAGCTGTTCtgctgggcagggggctgggggctgccctcGGTGGACCCCGACTGCTTGGCCGTGCTG ACCTACGCGCGGTTCACGGGGGCGCCGCTGAAGGTGCACCGGGTCACCAGCCCCTGGAGGAGCCCCTCCG ggCGCCTGCCTGCGCTGAAGACACGGGACGAGGGCACCATCTCCAAAACGCAGCAGATCATAACTCACCTCAGGAAACAG AAATATAACGCTGACTACGACCTCTCGGCTACGCAAGGGGCGGACACGCTGGCCTTCGTGTCCCTGCTGGAAGAGAAACTGCTGCCGGTGCTG ATCCACACGTTCTGGGTGGACGCAAAGAACTACGTGGAGCACACGCGGAAGTGGTACGCGGAAACCGTTCCCTTCCCCCTGAACTTCTTCCTGCCCAACTGCATGCACAAGCGGCACCTGGAGCGGCTGCAGCTTATGTGGGGAGACGGCTACATGGAGGATgaggagaagctggagaaggag ctctacCGGGACGCTCGGGAATGTCTGACGCTCCTGTCCCAGCGCCTCGGCTCCCAGAAGTTTTTCTTCGGAGACTC GCCGGCCTCCCTTGACGCCTTCGTCTTCAGCCGCCTGGCGCCGCTCCTGAAGGCGAAGCTGCCCAACGGGAAACTGCAGCAGCACCTCAAGTCCCTGCAGAACCTGTGCAACTACTGCACCTCCATCCTCAGCCTCTACTTCCCCTGGGACGGAG GGGAGCCCCCGGCCAGCGCCCCGCGGGCTGCGGGTGCCGACGGCGGCGAGGCGGAGGAGGACCCCCACAAACGGCGCAACCAGGTGCTGTCGGTGCTGGTGGGACTGGTGGCCATGCTGGGCTACGCCTTCCTGAGCGGCATCGTCTCCATCCAGCGCGGTGGCGCGGGGCCGGCTGCTCGCCAGCCCATtgctctggaggaggaggaagaggaggaggaggagtga
- the LOC141936311 gene encoding lysosomal acid glucosylceramidase-like, translated as MVCVCNATYCDTLDPLVLPAPGTYVKYESSKAGKRLERSQGSFQHSLRAPGLLLTLNVSALYQHLKGFGGSLSDAAALNILGLSQQAQDNLLHSYFSESGIEYNLIRLPMACSDFSVRPYSYDDVPHDYELTHFRLAEEDVKMKIPLLHRASAMSRRPLSLFASPWTSPGWMKSNGDVRGKGTLKGQAGDKYHKTWANYFIKFLDEYAKHNVTFWAVTVQNEPLAALLTPPQFPTIAFTAAKQRDFVVQDLGPALARSPHRTRIIILDDQRIHLPHWAKVVLGNTTAARYVAGMGVHWYLDSIVPARCSLEVTHKLFPGHFLLYTEACSGFLTFRFSVSLGCWERGNHYSHSILQVLNHFVAGWTDWNLALDLEGGPNWVKNYVDSPVIVDSSKDIFYKQPMFYHLGHFSKFIPEGSRRVGLHSSCRRLICQLEHVAVLRPDGALVLVVLNRFGWDAPFAIQDPAVGFIETVAPANSIQTYLWRQQ; from the exons ATGGTGTGTGTCTGCAACGCCACGTACTGCGACACGCTGGACCCCCTGGTCCTGCCGGCGCCGGGCACCTACGTCAAGTACGAGAGCAGCAAGGCTGGCAAGCGGCTGGAGCGCAGCCAGGGGAGCTTCCAGCACAGCCTGCGCGCCCCAG GGCTGCTGCTGACGCTCAACGTCTCTGCGTTGTACCAGCACCTGAAGGGCTTCGGCGGGTCCCTCTCCGATGCTGCTGCCCTGAACATCCTGGGGCTGTCGCAGCAGGCTCAGGACAATCTGCTGCACTCGTACTTCTCGGAGAGCG GGATTGAGTACAACCTCATCCGGCTCCCCATGGCTTGCAGCGACTTCTCTGTGCGCCCCTACAGCTACGACGACGTCCCCCACGACTACGAGCTGACACACTTCAGGCTGGCAGAGGAGGATGTGAAGATGAAG ATCCCCCTCCTGCACCGAGCCTCAGCCATGAGCAGGCGGCCACTGTCACTGTTCGCCAGCCCCTGGACCTCCCCAGGCTGGATGAAGAGTAACGGGGACGTCCGCGGGAAGGGCACGCTGAAGGGGCAGGCGGGGGACAAGTACCACAAGACCTGGGCCAACTACTTCATCAA GTTCCTGGATGAATACGCCAAACACAACGTGACCTTCTGGGCGGTGACGGTGCAGAACGAGCCCCTCGCCGCACTCCTCACACCCCCGCAGTTCCCCACCATTGCCTTCACCGCCGCAAAGCAGCGGGATTTCGTGGTCCAGGACCTGGGCCCCGCGCTGGCCCGCAGCCCCCACCGCACCCGGATCATCATCCTGGACGACCAGCGCATCCACCTCCCCCACTGGGCCAAAGTG GTCCTGGGCAATACCACCGCTGCCCGCTACGTCGCCGGTATGGGGGTTCACTGGTACCTGGACAGCATCGTCCCGGCCCGCTGCAGCCTCGAGGTcacccacaagctcttccctggCCATTTTCTCCTCTACACGGAGGCCTGCAGCGGCTTCCTCACCTTCCGCTTCTCCGTGTCCTTGGGCTGCTGGGAGCGGGGGAACCACTACAGCCACAGCATCCTGCAG GTCCTGAACCACTTTGTGGCCGGCTGGACCGACTGGAACCTGGCCCTGGACCTGGAGGGGGGCCCCAACTGGGTCAAGAACTACGTGGACAGCCCCGTCATCGTGGACAGCAGCAAGGACATCTTCTACAAGCAGCCCATGTTCTACCACCTGGGGCACTTCAG CAAGTTCATCCCCGAGGGCTCCCGGCGCGTggggctgcacagcagctgccGGCGCCTCATCTGTCAGCTGGAGCACGTGGCCGTCCTGCGCCCCGACGGGGCCCTGGTCCTGGTGGTCCTCAACAG GTTTGGCTGGGACGCGCCGTTCGCCATCCAGGACCCCGCCGTTGGTTTCATCGAGACCGTGGCTCCGGCCAACTCCATCCAGACCTACCTGTGGCGCCAGCAGTGA